gagaggggaaagagaaggaagaagacattTCTTTCCTGGAGTGAGAACCCAGGCAGGCATGTACTGGGAGCCATGGACTGGGGGTCTGCAGTCCCTTCTGCTGAGCCCAAgctgcccacccacccctccttCTGGCCCTTCTAGGCAGTAGAGGCAGAGGCAAAAAGGTATTCTGAGTGCCTGGTGGGGATTTTTATAGCTTGTCATTTGATCTGCAGACAACCTTGTAAACTTAACAACAATAACAGCCAGCAATGAATTATGCAGCCCCTGCTGCCCGCTAGTCCCTGCTGGGCCCCCAGAGCCAGACCTGGGGGGAGTGCTTTGGATTGGCTTTCTTGGTGGATCTGTTCTGCTCTTGGTGGGGGAGCCGAACAGACACATCGGATTGTCTTCAAATGCCTCTCTAGACCTCTTCTCCTTCACTCAACAGCTCTCATCTCTGGCAGGTGCCAGATGGGAGAGACTTCCCAAGGGCGCATGGAGTGgggcgcgggggagggggggaggccAAGGCGCGATGCGAACGCTGGGACCCCCACGCCTCTTCAGAAAGGACTTTCCAGAATCATGAAGACATCAGGGCTCCGATGTGGGGACTCCAGGTGGTTGAGGTTCCAGAGGATGGCTAAGGAAAGATGCCTAAGCCCCAGAGGGGCGCCAGGCTTGGGTTCCTTCCTTGTAGACTCCACGTCCCTGACACTAACAGAGCTCTTGAGCCAAGATCTTGGGTGGGTGCGATTACCCCCGTTTTACGGACGAGTAAATTACAGCTCATTGAGTCCATCAAGGCAGAGAAGTGGAAGGCGCTGGCAGCCCGCAGGGCCAGGAGCTCCAGGGGACAGAGAGTAAGGAACTGCCCCCGCCGCCCGGCGGGGCTGGTGGGCGTCCATTCGGCGTGTGGGGAGGCGAGAGCCAGGCGAAGCCGGAAGGAGTCCGGGTCGGATCCGAGTCCAGAGAGCTCGGCAGCTCCGGGGGTTCGAGTCCCCTCCACCGCCCGGGGAACTCGGACAGAGGCCGGCGGAGCTCGGACGGCGCCCAGCGGCCGCGGACGGGATCGCAGGACGGAGCAGGGCCGGGCCGGGCCCGGGCTGGCAGAGACGGGCCCGCCTGGGGCCGGAATCGGGTTTGCCAAGGTGGTCTGCGCCCTCCACTCCCCCCGGGCCGGCCTCCGGGTTACCCACAGCTCACTCTGGGGGCGCGCCGCGGTCCTCCGACCTCATAGGGGGCGCTGTCACCATCGGTGGTTTCCCCGGCCGGCGCGGGCCGGAAGTGTGAGGGTCACTTCCGGCGAGGAGCAGCGGGGTgggcggcggggcgcgggggctGGACCAGCAGAAGCCGGGTCAAGCCCGTGGCCTCCGAAAAGTCCTCAGTCTGCTGCTCGGCGTCGCCCAAAGGTGCAGCCGCCTTGCAGCGCCCCAGGCCGCCGCGATGCCGTTCCTGCACGGCTTCCGGAGGATCATCTTCGAGTACCAGCCGCTGGTGGATGCGATTCTGGGTTCCCTGGGGATCCAGGACCCCGAGCGGCAGGAGCCCCTGGACGGGTAACTAGCTTCCTTGCTGCGGGCGGGCCGAGCTGGCGCTGCTTCCCTTGAATTGTCACCACAAGcgtggtggggagtgggggtggctgTGTCCCCAGTGGACAGGTGAAGGGGCAGGCGGAGGCTGGAGTTGGGTTGCTTTGAGCGGGAGCCCCTGCACCCCGCccaaatcttgccctttgcaggGCGGAGAGTGCTCCAGGCCCGCGCAGGGAGGCCGGGAGGGTGGAGTGCGGGCAGGGCCGCCGGCCTCGGTGCCCCACCCAGTGCCCAGCGTGCCTGCTGCGGGTTGCAAGGAAGCAGGGTGGAGTCTGCGAGGGCCTCGGTTTTTACCCCAGAACAGTGCGAAGATGAGCTCTGTAGCCGAGTTTGCATTTGACGACAAAAACAGGTGTATCCCCGCGCCTGTGGGAAGGGTGTTCAGGGTTACAGCAGTGAGCTAAACAAAACCCCCAGCGTCGGCGATGCTTATGCTTCAGGGAGAGACGAGCGTGAGTCAGGTGTATGTACGGTCGGTGTCATGGAGGCAAGAGCAGAGGAAAGCGGAGGCAGGGCTGTGTGTCTGGGGTCCGTGGGAATTTCAGAGGCAGTGGGTCCTATGCGTGTCTCTAGAGACTTCGGTGGAAACAGGCTTGCTTCATCACTGCTCTGTTCACTTTGAGACGTTCTGAAAACAGCGTAAGGTGTTTCCTTAACTTGGAGGCTGTTCTGGGGGTGAGAGCAGGGCAGGAAAGCGGGTGCTACATGCCCTTTTGTAGTTCCAGGATTTTTGCTTTGTATCCATGGTGCCCTGGGCATCCTCCCGGGCTGGGGAAAGAGATGGAATCCTGCCCAAGCAGTAAGGATGGCACCTTGATCCCGGTAATTGAAGGGTTGCAGACAGGTGAGGCTAAGGGCAGTGGGAAGCATTGGTGAGGAAGGGAAGCCTCCTCCAGAGGAGGAGGTGGCAGCCTGTGAGGGAGCTGTGACCAGGTTCACGGAGCTGTCCGTGGGCCTGAGCTTTAGTGGAAAGCCACAGAAGTTTTGGAGGTCACTGCTGGCGGGCAggtggggtgagggctggggcGTGAAGGGCCATGTGTACACTCAGCCTTCTGGGGACCCGGAGGCCGGGAGGTTAAATGTCTCTGAGtgtgagtgggggcaggagggcctGGGGGTTGCCTGGTCTGGTCTGGCTGCCCTCGGCAGCTCAGGGATGCCCATTGTCAGGGCAGTGTCAGTGCCGCTTCCTGCTCTGGGCTGCAACGGTTCCCTTCAGGCCCAGCAGCACAGCTGTGTGAGGCTTTGTACCCGAGCTAGGGGCCAGATTGTCTGGGCAACTTGGGAGGAGGCTAGAGACAGCCCCAGTTCTTTCTTAGCAAGCCCAAGGAGTCAGCTTGATTTAAAAGATGCAGCTTGCTCTCTTGCAACCACAGGCCTTTTCCAGAGACTTTCTGCCCCACAGAACCAGGGCTCTACCTTGGAGGGGGGGGTGATGACAGCAGGAGAGCACCCACCCACAGGGTGCCCAGGCTAGCTGGTCCCACAGCTGCCCCTCCTACCCCCCGCTAACCGATCCACTCCTCTGCTGCCCCAGGCCCAGTTATGTTGCCAGCGAGGAGAGCCGAATCCTTGTTCTCACTGAGCTGCTGGAGAGAAAGGCCCACTCTCCATTTTACCAGGAAGGCGTGAGCAGTGCCCTGCTGAGGATGGCGGAGCTGGGGCTGACCCGGGCAGCCGCCGTTCTCCTGCGCAGCGGGGCCAGCCTCAACTTCGAAGGTCAGTTGGAGCCCAGAGGGGCTATGGGGGGGGGCACGTGGCTTAAAGTGTGGCTCTGCCTTTCTTGTTCTCTTGGGAGCCGCTACCCTTATTTCCTCCGTGGGTGGTGACTGAGGAACCCTATCCCCCTGTGGGCTTTCGAGGGGCTCTGACCCCACTGGTCTGAGAGAAAATTGGTCGCTGCCTCCACCATGTGATTGATCAGCAAACTTTCCCAGCTAAATCCCTGCTTCTGTGAATGTGAAAATGCAGCTGCTGGCACTGTGCCCAGAGCTCAGGGAGAGCAATTTTCTGCCACTTATTCTGAGCCATCTCGCGTTTCTGCCCATGCCACAGGGAGAGGGGACAACACAGCAGCGGCGCGGGTGTAAACCGTGGCAGGGCGCGGCCGGCCCCTAGGCTGGAGGTGCGCGGGACGGCGATGGagcccttctcctttcctctctggctTTCTCACCGGGGAGGGCAGGGTCAGCCAGGGCATGGGCGGGGCTCACTTGTGACCAGTGCGGGTCCTTGAGCTGACACGGGATGTGGCCAGGCCCGCCTCAGCTCCCATGTGAGGACTGGCTCAGAGGCCACTAAGCTCTTGGAGGGCAGAGGAGGTGAGGGCCGGGGCTGTTCTGAAGTCTGTCATTTGGAGACGGGCTTTGAGAACGTGGCTGTTACTGCCCGGCTTCAGGAGCCGTCAGTTGGGGTCCCTCTCCCAGCAGCCTGAGCAGAGGCACCCAGTCTTATGGTTCCGTTTTACAGAAGAGACTCAAGTCCAGACAGAGGGGCTGCCTGCCCCGCAGGACCCTGCCCCATGTCTGACTCCAGCGCCTGTGCTCTGGCTCCTGGTGGGAATGGCTCCATCCTGACCCTTCATGGTGGCAGAAGCCTGGGTCCCCTGTGCGGGGAGGGCTGGGGCTGAGCCGGAGGCCAGGTGGAGGCCGGCAGGACTGATACGAGCCGTGTCTGTGTCTTCAGACCCTGTCACGTACTACACGGCCCTGCATATTGCCGTCCTGCGAAACCAGCCGGACATGGTGGAGCTGCTGGTGCGCCACGGGGCCGACATTAACCGGAGGGACCGGGTAAGAGCCGGGTCTGGCCCACTCAAAAGCAGGGATGTGGTGGGGTGGCCGTAAGCGGCCTTCCGGGCCCCCAAGTCCCCAGGCCTACTGTGCTGTGCTTTCTTGGCTCAGATCCACGAGAGCAGCCCCTTGGACCTGGCCAGTGAGGAGCCCGAGCGCCTGCCCTGCCTGCAGCGCCTCCTGGACCTCGGAGCAGATGTCAATGCGGCTGACAAGCATGGTGGGTGCCTTCCCCCGGGAAAGCAGGCTGCCTCGGGAGGGAGAGCCAGAGCCCCCCAGGATGGTGACTAGGCCTGATGACACAGCGCAGCCAGGCCCATAGGTGCCTTTTGCTGACATGCAGGAGCTTCCCGGAAGTGATGCAGCTGTTGGCCTCATGCCAGCCCCCTGAGGTCTGTCTGTAGGGGGAAGTAGGGTGTGCGGCCAGATTTCTGGGAGGGCGAGCCACTTCTTCTTGGCAAAGACTCAGCCCGGATCTCAGGTAGCGTCTGAGTGTCCTGAAGAATCCCACCTCTTCTGCCCGTTCTGCTCCTGGTTTTGTGTGGTTAGAAAGAATGACCAACCACTGGTCACCTTCAGCCTCAGCTGAAAGGTCGATCGTTTCTAAAGTTCactttctgggggcgcctggctggctcagtcggtgggacacacaactcttgatctcggagttacaagttcaagccccacgttgggtgtagagatgacctaaaaataaaatccttgaaaacgacaaaaaaaatgaagttcactTTCTCATCCTGAGTGGTTTCCTCTGCATCTCTGGGGTTGTCCTGACCTCAGCTTCCTggtccccactccccctcctcctcttccttctgtagGAAAGACCGCTCTGCTCCACGCCTTGGCCAGCAGCGACGGTGTGCAGATCTACAACACTGAGAACATCCGGCTCCTGCTGGAAGGAGGTGAGACTCGCCTGAGGGCTGCTCCCAggcctctcccccctccccctccccccattacACAGGTGGCCTCCCTTTGCAGGGGTTTAAGACCTCCTGCCATCTTCTCTTTTCCTGACTGGCTCTCGCAGGGGCAGATGTCAAGGCCACCACCAAAGATGGGGACACGGTGTTCACCTGCATCATCTTCCTGCTTGGGGAGACCGTAGGAGGGGACAAAGAGGAGGCCCAGATGATCAGCCGCTTCTGCTTCCAAGTCACGCAGCTGCTGCTGGCGCACGGGGCCGACCCCAGCGAGTGCCCGGCCCACGAGTCCCTCACACACATCTGCCTCAAGGGCTTCAAACTGCACTTCCCGCTCCTGCGCTTCTTGCTGGAGTCCGGAGCTGCCTATAACTGTTCGCTGCACGGGGCGTCCTGCTGGTCCGGCTTCCACATCATCTTTGAGAGGCTCTGCTCCCACCCAGGCTGTGCCGAAGACGAGAGCCACGTGGACCTCCTGCGCAAAGCCGAGACCGTCCTGGATCTCATGGTGACTAATTCCCAGAAACTTCAGCTGCCTGAAAACTTCGATATCCATCCTGTG
The DNA window shown above is from Mustela erminea isolate mMusErm1 chromosome 12, mMusErm1.Pri, whole genome shotgun sequence and carries:
- the ASB6 gene encoding ankyrin repeat and SOCS box protein 6, whose translation is MPFLHGFRRIIFEYQPLVDAILGSLGIQDPERQEPLDGPSYVASEESRILVLTELLERKAHSPFYQEGVSSALLRMAELGLTRAAAVLLRSGASLNFEDPVTYYTALHIAVLRNQPDMVELLVRHGADINRRDRIHESSPLDLASEEPERLPCLQRLLDLGADVNAADKHGKTALLHALASSDGVQIYNTENIRLLLEGGADVKATTKDGDTVFTCIIFLLGETVGGDKEEAQMISRFCFQVTQLLLAHGADPSECPAHESLTHICLKGFKLHFPLLRFLLESGAAYNCSLHGASCWSGFHIIFERLCSHPGCAEDESHVDLLRKAETVLDLMVTNSQKLQLPENFDIHPVGSLAEKIRALHFSLRQLESYPPSLKHLCRVYIRLYLQPWPVDVKIKALPLPDRLKWYLLSEHSGTTDEEI